ACCTTGGACATAGAGGATCTTTGCCAAGGCGATCATGCCCGTCAAGTTTGAGCGGGTATCGAATTTGGAGGGTGTATAAGCCACACGAGGCGTGCCTCGTGTCGGGTCAATGAGAACTTGGCCAGTGTCACGATCTCGTGTAATAGCGATGAATATCTCCATGTGGCGATATTTGGATAACAATAGTTTATAATCAAGTCCAGAGGTCCAATTTAACCAGGGAAGAGCCATGGAAGGCTGCCAAGAGGTTAGAATCCATCCAGGGAGCGGAGATGGGAGTGACTTACTATCATTGAGACACGCTCTAGCTTAACACCGTGGCCTTTCCCATCCAGGTTGTCAAGGCTCGTCACTACAGACGTGAGAATTCCGCCTTCTGCGTGTTAGCCAGCGGGCCTATGGAGTTGGGAGGTTGTCATCTTGGTGATCAAAAACTTGCCTTCCCATGGGCGCGTCTCTTGTTCGAAAACGCCCCCCACGAATGTCGTTGGATGCAGATGCAAATTGCGACCGATATGCTTGTTCTGCGTGCAAGTATTAGCCTAACCTCCAAAAGTGAAATGGGACCCATTGCTTGCCTTTAGTCCGCTAttcttcaagatgatgggGCTGCATAGACTTCCTGCAGAAACAACAACTCTCTTCGCCTTGATGGTCACCACTCTAGGTGTCGTATCCTTGGAGTTCTTCGGTGTCCAGGTCCCAATAACGCCACGAGCAACATGTTTACCCTTCTTCGTGAAAAGCACCCTGTCAACCTTGAATCCTTGGATAAATTTGGCCCCGCACTGGGCTGCGTCTGGGAACCATCCGTTCACTGGGCCTTGCTTCTCTCCCCTCCAGCAACCCATCGCGCAGTGCCCATCGTGATGCTCGCAATTACCCGTGTTCTGTGGCACAGGCTTTGCGCTGAAGCCTAGCTTCCGTCCGCCTTCGAGCAGAGCCGAGTTGCCATGGTTGTGACGAATGAACTCGTCGCTGACGCCCATCCGCTCGCAGACAGAATCAAGGTGAGTCTGGAACTCGGATGATTTGAAAAAGGTGAGACCTCGCTCGTCCGCCCACTCATCACGCACCGTGTTTTGGGTCTGTAGGCACGCGCTCCAGTTGACTGTTCCACCACCGCCAAAGCATGATCCCGCTGTGACGGTGATGGACCCATCTTCTGAGGCTAGCATACCACTTTGTTCGaaaagatggaagaagcCTTCGCTGTGGTCAAGAGGCAGCGAGGACGTTTGGAAATGGTAGCTTTTGTCCACGACGATGACGCCATGACCTGCCGTGGCGATGGCCCTCGCGACGACACCAGCACCACAACCTGAGCCCACGACGATGACATCTGTTTCCAGTTGAATCGGAGTTTGCGATGTGTTGAAGTCCATGAATTCGAAAGGGTAGGATTCGATTGGGTGCCATCCAGACGGGGCTGATGGGTATCCAGTGACTTCATCGAAAAGAGGACTCGCGCGAAGATAAACATGCTTGGCGATTTGCGAAAGCTGCTTAAACAGTACGCGGAAACTAGCCAAGGAGCTGGTTCTCCAAGAGTGCAGCACACGTGTCCGGTCCTTGATGGACAATTTGGAGAATGGCGTGAGACGACCGGTAAGAGGGAGAGTCGTAGTCCAGTTACTGTAGTGGCAACGTCAGCCAAGGTTCAACAAGTCAGTAAGAAACTCACTCAATCAGGGACAGTACGCTGTGAAGCGTAGCTAGTTTATCATGGGGAAAACCGGACAACATCCGCTTCAGGATATCTTGAAAGAGTGGTATTTCGGAGGGTTTCTCGGCGAGGAAGGCATCGAATGTTGACGTGTCGGAAGGATCAAGGCTAGTATTTTGCCTGAGGTGCATCGTGGTCTTTTCGTGTTCAGCATCGCTAAGACCTGCCTCATCCACGTCACGGGGTTTGTTTCTCTGACAGGAGCACACGACGGTGTCCATGACTGCCAGCAAGGTATGCCATTGCGCTTCTGGCAAAGGATCTCGGTTTGGGGCCTCTGGAAGGCCGACTGAGCGGGGGCTGGTCATTGCAGCTGGGATTTCTGCCATGGTGTTTCTCGGACGCTAGGAGGATGTATGTGAGCCGTGGAAGTAGGATACCTCGGAAAATGGATCAATTACCGGTCGATTTAAAACGATCAACCTCGTACTAGCCGAAGAATATCACATGCCGAAATTAGCTGATGGTTCCCCGGGTTTACCCCGCATTCTTTGTCCATCTCGCATCCATCATGATCAACGTGATGCCCGTGTCACGGATCGGTTCCGCCGGGGGTCCGCGGAGCCCGGATCGCTCCCGATGATATTTTGTTCGCCTCGTGCCGAATTTTTGTCGCATATCTGCCAAGTCGGACTGCGCTACTCATATATATACAAGGGTGCTGTTAGAGACAGGATGCTGAAGATACATGAGTAATCCCCATCATTGCAGCAGAGTGTTTTTTCCATTGAGAACATCAAAGAGTTATAGTCTAATCACTGAAATCTCCGCTGGCTACCACACATGTCTCTATCAATGCATTGCTAGTTCTGCTTCTCAGAGTATCGCTGCTGGAGGCTACTCTGACTGATAATCATAGACGAACCGAGCCTGGGCCTTTTGGCCATCTTTGGAGACGACTACCACGCGCATGCAGTACCGtctctcatcctcaactACTTGGAACCCCCAAACCTGAGTAGCAGTCCAGCCTTTCCCTTGGCTCACAGCATGACTGAGCACAAGGTTCTTGCCCTCACCTTCAACTAGAAACCCCCCCTTCAAAAATGCATCGTCAATATCCTCCAGGGCCACCCATCGGGCCTGTACCTTGACCGTGCCAAAAAGCCAGTCATGTTGATCGCGGAATTCGTCGTCCAGATACCGCACCTCCTCGGTGCTCTTCAAGCCAGAAGCTGTCTGAGTGAACTCAATGCAAGTGACTTTGCCGGTACTTGCGCTCGGTGTCATGGGAACG
This window of the Fusarium keratoplasticum isolate Fu6.1 chromosome 3, whole genome shotgun sequence genome carries:
- a CDS encoding Long-chain-alcohol oxidase translates to MAEIPAAMTSPRSVGLPEAPNRDPLPEAQWHTLLAVMDTVVCSCQRNKPRDVDEAGLSDAEHEKTTMHLRQNTSLDPSDTSTFDAFLAEKPSEIPLFQDILKRMLSGFPHDKLATLHSVLSLIDNWTTTLPLTGRLTPFSKLSIKDRTRVLHSWRTSSLASFRVLFKQLSQIAKHVYLRASPLFDEVTGYPSAPSGWHPIESYPFEFMDFNTSQTPIQLETDVIVVGSGCGAGVVARAIATAGHGVIVVDKSYHFQTSSLPLDHSEGFFHLFEQSGMLASEDGSITVTAGSCFGGGGTVNWSACLQTQNTVRDEWADERGLTFFKSSEFQTHLDSVCERMGVSDEFIRHNHGNSALLEGGRKLGFSAKPVPQNTGNCEHHDGHCAMGCWRGEKQGPVNGWFPDAAQCGAKFIQGFKVDRVLFTKKGKHVARGVIGTWTPKNSKDTTPRVVTIKAKRVVVSAGSLCSPIILKNSGLKASNGSHFTFGEGGILTSVVTSLDNLDGKGHGVKLERVSMIPSMALPWLNWTSGLDYKLLLSKYRHMEIFIAITRDRDTGQVLIDPTRGTPRVAYTPSKFDTRSNLTGMIALAKILYVQGAREIHPALPGLRPFIRAQERSDNSVNGSAGITDERFQSWLKEMEAHGNKTPETPFCSAHQMSSCRMSAKESEGVVNEFGKVWGCEGLYVADASVLPSASGVNPMVTIMAICERIGSVIAKDLALERQETARI